The stretch of DNA AGTGATCATAATCTTAGAGATCCTGCTTTTTAATCCAACAGGCTTTCTCAATTCAAGTTGCTGGACCTTATCCCACATTGTACATATGTTCTTTGTATCAATCTGAGTTGTGACATTAGAATGCCCTGAAGCCAATCTGTGAGATCCTTGATCCAGGCACCAGAGGGACAACATATCATCCCAGATTCTTGTTTACAACCACAGAagcacctgtccattcccctcaccATTGATTCTCCTTCCATAGATGTCCTTGCTCCTCCCCCATTATGCAGCTAATCCTCCCACAACACCTTGCCTCTGGCTGCACCTCCGAGAGGAACATTTACCTTCACAACAGAGAATAGTACTAGGTGATGTATATTCTGAGGTTTCCTTCACCGTCTGCCTCCCTCTGTCTGGAAGACGCTCGTTCCTTCTCTGACTACCTTTCTTTAAACGGAAAGGTGGCCTCTTAAGACAGGCTATCCATATAGCTCCCAACCTCACAGATGCACACAGTGCTCTAGCTAATGATCAAGCTCCGAAACCCAATGGTCAAACTAGTGgcacttccaaaagatgtggttGTCCAAGCCACTTGGAACTgtcctgtaattccccatttgcaGATGTACACATGTGGGACTGAGCTCCACTGTTATatctttaaatttaaataaacacactttaaaacataatcCATGAGCAAAACAAAACCTGTCAATAAAAACTCAAGTTattcttaattaaaaaaaaacgtaatTACAGACCTAATCACCCTGTCTTTATTTTAGTCTAAACAAATAAACTATAAAAGTAGTGGAAGTACTATGTCTATGACTGACATTTATCCTCAACACAATACCAAGTTCTGGACGCACACATCTGTTCTTATGACAATGCCGGGTCATCCACAATCTATCCTGATCAAAATACCTGGGGTTTTTTCTCGACACAATACAACAACCTAATCTGAATCCTGTTCTCAACAGTATACCAGGACCTTATCCAATAtctgtccacaacacaacatcagGTCCTTATCCAACATCTATCTTCAACAGCATACCAGATCCTTGTCCAACATCTGTCCTTGACAGCcactgtgtagcaatgttacaaaattttgagattttaaaaatcaagtttacaatttatcccatcagataaagcataaaaagaagtttaatttgacacctaattcactttcatatctcaagtattaaaaaaagttatggccattttcatactcggaaattagcatcttgttccctattgattttctaaggacataacaaaaaagctgtgatcgtggacagtcaaaagcccataactttcttaaaaattaagagaactgaatgaaattttcaattatcatagattgaagcattctgaaacaaatataaaataatcttacttggatgacctgaaagtaaagcatataattagttagttacccaattgtagctaattccaaaattcaattactagatctaaacatctatccatttcttaagaaatgaataacatttttaaatagcctaagtgtccaaataatatttagaaagaattcacaataaaacatgatttttaaatctcatttacattcatttatagaccaaatggaaggaatttagtgttcaattgctgtaaattaatggccatttaaatcagctttcgagtgggatcctgtgaacgcgctggtttataACGTTCACATTGCGatagatttgtgcccccaaatgcccagaaaaatactgcgggatataatggggctatttgcaaaataaaactttgtataaagggatcttaagaagcgctttttaatgtaaaaataaacaacctgccttccgttgtcccctgtgtgaggagatccgtcccgttgtcggcggtcgcgggtttagaggttgatttttaacttactataataattaaataaacccgtaaaatgtaaaaatagctcATGCGAGCGAAACTTCAAGCGATTTTTCGTTAGCAACTGAGgtaggctgaacaagctcgatttgaatagcctagggaaaatcgcgttttaaaccgccccccccccccccccctctaaacggcgccataatcacacacacgggctgggacagatctgcagcgatgcttaaggtaggttttgcaacatacctacactgTGTCTTTCCCAACATCTATCCTCAACAGCACACCAGGTCATTGTCCAATATCTGTCACAAAGCAATATCAGGTCCTTTAACATCTGGCTTCAACAGGATACCAGGTCTTTATCCACCATCTGTCCTCGACACAATACCTGGCCCTTATCTAATATCAGGTTTTGACACGAATACCAGGTCCTCGTCCAATATTCGTCCTTGACAGAATTCCAGGTCTTTGTCTAACAGCTGTCCTTGACACAATACCCGTTTCTAGTTAAACATCTGTCCTCAACATTGCACTATGCTTGTCCAACATCTATCCTTGCTGACAAAACCGAGCCGTTTTCCAACATGTGTCCTCAGCAATATACCGGATCCTTCTCGCAACATCTGTTCCGATAAGATGCCTCATCCAACATCTGTCCTTTACAGCATACATGGTCTGTGCCCAGCATCTGTCCCCAACAGCATACTAGGTCCTTGTACAATATCTGTCCATAACACAATACCAGGACTTTATCGATCATCTGCCCCCAACACGCACAATACCAGGCCTTTGTCCAATACCTTTCCTTGACAGAATTAGAAGTCCTTGTCCAACACTTGTCCACAACAGCATACCAGGTCCTTGTCCTCGACCCAATTCCTGTTCCACATTTGCCCTTGACAGTGCACCAGCACTGCCTCAAcaatatctgcctcaacaacttAGTGGGTTTTTGTCTAACATATGTTCTCAACACAATTCTGGTTCTTTGGCCTTACATCTGTCGTCAACACAATACCAGATCCTTGTCCAGTTGCTGTCCTCAACATAATTCTGGGTCTTGGTCCTGCATCTCTGCTCAATGGCATATGGATCCATCCACCACGTGTACTCCCTCTATTACTCGATTCAACTCCTTAATCTCCCATACAAACAATAGTGTATCTCACCTACGTATGCCCTTAGTACAGTACTAAGATACAGTGCAGTACCAAGCCAAAGATCTATCCTCAAAACACAGGCTACATACACATGAAATCATAGGCCCACTATCCTGGCAGTCAGTTAGAATACAGACATTTCCTGTTGATGTCATCTAATTTTAGGCTCATTGAGATGCAGAAGAGAGATTTCTTGTATCTGAAGGTCACTGAAATGAACATTTTAAATGCTGCAATTCTAATCCTTATTTACATGTTTGTGCTTTCTTAATCTGCTTTCCTTGTGTGAAAAGAGAAGCCACAAGATTGGTTAAAGTGggagttctgttttatttgcagcTTCCTTTTGTACTTCAAGAGATGGTGAACAAGCATCTGCAATCCAGTGAAGATTTGCAACCTGGACGGGAATCGATCCCTACTCGTAGTTCTTCGGACGTTGTGCCAACGTCTGTCATCGCCAGAGTGTTGGAAAAGCCTGAGCCACTCATCCTGAACTCAGCCAAATCCAGCAACAGCAATCAACCAATGGCAGAGGATGTCTTTGTTCATGTGGACATGAGTGGCAGTACGAATGGTGTGAAAAGTACAGGCAAAGAGGCAGGTCAAGACATGAACGAGGCAGTTATGCCCCAAAAAGGGATGTGTAGGCGGCAGATATGTTCAGAGAACACGCCAGACGAGACACCCACCTTTGAGAAGCTGAACCCATATCCTACTCCACCTCAGAACTTTTTCCCTGGCCGCAAAGCTGTCATTGAATTCACTTCTGATGATAAGGTTAAAATGCCAAAGAACAGTCCCTTGCCCAACTGTACATATGCTACCAGACAAGCCATATCGCTCAGTTTGGTCCAAGGAGAGGAGGATGGGCTGGAGCGACAGCGAACTGTACCCAGCAGTCCGTCATCAGACGGGAGGAAGTCAGGGCAGGTAACCAGACAGTACCAGTCACCAAGGTCAGACACAGCCAGAAGAACGGGCAATCAGTTTCAATCAGCTCAGTCAAGCCCTTTCAATAGTCCGCCTCAAATGTCAAGTGCATTTGCTAGCTCAACAAGTTCGGAAGAAGATCTACTCGCAAACCTGCAGCGAATGTTTGTGGAGAAGGTAGCACCTGTTTCTGAAAGGGTTATTGCCCATCGAACATCCTTCAGTAATGAAATAGTCCAAGAATTGCAGAATAGTTTGGGCAACAAAATTGCTGTGGGTGAGAGGAGGCTAGCTTACTCAGATGGAGAAGAATCTGCCCAAAGTTGCAGTTGGACAATGAGCCGAGATTCCAGCCTGGATACAGACAGCACAGATTCTAAATTACGGAAAAGCAAACATATGCTTGATTACGGGGGTGAGTTCTCTCGGGAAGAAGGAGAGCAGCTGCTTCACACTTCAGATGTTGATCAGCCGGACGTACAGTGTAGTCCAGTGCAGAAGCACAAAGAATACACTGATACCGTCTCTGGCAACAGCTTGGTAGAAGAACGAGAAGTTCTACTCTTTGAAGACCAGGCCTCTGTGCAGGATGATCTGGAAGAGATTGGAGACAAACCATCAATAGCTTTAGGGGGTCGGCAGAAGAGTCCAAAAAGGATGGGTGTCCATCACTTATCGCGAAAGGACAGTTTAATTAGGGCACAGGAGCAGGGCACCCTTCTGGACTAGATCTCTGAGGTGCTATGTGCATTGTAGTAAACTGCTGCCATGCAAAATGTcactcagcaaaaaaaaaaaaagaacttctAACTTTTTTAGTGCTTATAGAAATTCACAGATCGTCTCCTAGGAAGCTGGTCAAAAGCAAACTAATCAGCATGTGCAGTTTAGTGAATCTGAATTCAAAAGGTAGTACATCAGTATTTTCTAAGAAAATCATTTTGTAATGAATTAAATCTTTGCAGAAAGGAACTCAGATTCCAGAAGAGTATCCATGCTGGATGAAGGCAGGTAATTTCTCAGCATGTCTTGTGTTTTTAATTTGGTTTTAATGTCTATTTGTACTTAATGTCTTGTCTCCCTTGCATGCTTTAAGAGCAATGCAAGTGATTGAATATTTTACAATCATAGTTTGGTTTGGCATTAAATTTACAGTGATCTCTGTTAAAAATGCCAGGTGTAGGCTTTATTTCAAAGTTGTAGCAGACACCTGTTGGGTTTAATTTGGATGCAAACTTGAATATTCAGACCATTTTTTAGTATTTGTAATTTCCCTGCCCGTTGCATTATAATATGACGTGAATCAGTGATTCACATGTCTGACTCATTGTCACCACTAATCTCATAGCTGCCTAATTTAGTCCACTGAAAAAAACTGACAGtagatttttgtttgtttttctgcCAATAATTCTTTATTAAACACCTTGAGTACAAATGATATGCAGCTGTGCTTGACAGAGCCAAGTACAAGATGGAAACTCTTCAGATACTCTTGGTACAAACGTTTAAAAATTCCAGGTTGCCATCAAACATAGTGCCTGCAACCCAATAAACAGGTAAACCCAAAATATTACCACATATTCGCACTGCTACTGCCTGGGCAGGTGATCCAAGACTGCTTGAATCTGGATTAATACCATGAGGAAATGGAAAGTTCCCATGGTTTGCAGCCTCGAGTGCAAAACAGGGATGGTGGAAAGAAAGATATATGAAAGCTCTCTGATTGGAGACTGACTCCTCTGTTGATCAACTGTAGAGAAATGAGATTTACAAGTCTTATGTGGTGTGTTATCATTTTCCAACCATCAAAGCAGAgcctccaacatctgcagtgcccAAATCCATCCCAGAGGTTACTTGCTGCCTCTGTGGCTTGATTTTGTGGGACATTCAACAGCTACCATTCATTTTGTagacagaagagactgcagatgctggattctggatttttttttaaacaagctgctggaggaactccagggCCAGTAGCATCTATGGCCAGAATGCAGTAGCTATTTCAGGACTTGTGCAGGTGGACGGACTCGACCTGAAAATCTATCTgtcgatttccttccacagatgcctccTGTTCCACTGACTCCTCTAGCAACTATTAATTTCCCTTTTTTTACCACCACATTGATCCAGGGTATTTATGTTCAATATTGAAATTCAGATAAATGCTTTTGTAAATGGAACCAGATTGATTTTGCTGCCattcttttaaatttattttaaaatatccatccCTCAGtgacattgtattgtattaattGTATTAATCCTCCCTGCTCAATTCTGCTGATGTGGGAAATGACCTCTTTAGCTTATTTCATGACAGTATTCCATGTCTCAAGTTTTAAAAAGTGAAACAAACTTAAGTATTAAAGGTCCTTATCTTTTGGGTGGTTAATGCAGAGTGCAGCCTTATCATTAAGCAAGATCTATAGTATTATAAAATGAGTATAAGCTGCCAAATTTAGCAATGGGTCACAAAGTAAAATCTGTTTCACCATTTCATTTGGTTTCTGCTGCAAATGTGGAATTTGCCAAGACCACCTGGGCACTCCCACAAAACATCCACTCCAACTAAACACACAAATGTTAAAATGCTGCTGGGAATCTTCCCTCCCCAGGTGGTGCGCCACAGTTCTGTGAAACCGCTGCAAATGGTAACTTGCTCCCAGGAGCACTCTCAAACAGTAGCACACTCCCAGGAACTCAGCAAATAGTAACTACCTCCTGGGAACTTCCAACAAATGATAATACAATCGTAGGAGCCCTGCAATTTGCAACATACTCCAGGGAACACCCTCAAATGATAACACTCCTGGGATCCCTACAAATGGTAACTCACCTTCAGTAGCTTCTCAGGAATCTCCACTGCTGGTAACATTCCTCAGTCCTTCTCAAATAATAACACACATGGGAACAACTAGGAAAGATAACGATTCTGGGGGAAACATACTCTTGGGGAACGCACAAATAATAGAAAAACAATCTAGCTGGTGGCTCCTCCTCAAATAATATATCGATCAATACAGGTTctatttcccctcttccccccttttgggcttatagagtcatacaactcAGAATATTGACTAGCTTGAATGTAAAACTATTGTGTAATCAAGTCGTAAGCTTGTAGTTTGGGCCAGGCAACTGAATTTGCCCGATGTTTGGAATTTTAAGTTTTACTAATCAGTAATTTTACTATTTTAGGCATGGGGTTTCCCTCTGTGAAATCGTCCTCATGTAAGTTGAAATTTTAAAGAAATGGTAAGTTTGCATAAGGCTTGCAAACTTCACTTTAAAGCAGTTATTTCATGCGATCTTGCTTTGGTTGACTGCTGGTAGCAAAATGAAAGTTGGGCTTCACAGTAataatgctagttgaaggtggttgcaggtagtggaaggtagacctttttttttcacccagttttattccaccagggagacttaccttccactacctgcaacctccggcaacctctagcatcgcaaccggctttgactaaaaaattaccgatttttaaaacggcaatctatttttagttacggccggttttgaattttttgaaataatcgaaATATGAGTATGAAGCTTGGCAGTATGTTGCCTCCTCTTTCAATATTTAATCACCAGCAAAAACACTGCTCATACATTTCTCAATGATTGTATTCAGCAGGGCCTAGTATAGGACAAGCCTTGCCTCCGGTCTGAGCAACGTCATCATGGTATAGCATTGTAGGGAGATGCTGTTTGGCAGCAGGAATTGGAAATTGATAGTCGATCTCAAAGTTGTTGTTCACGTCAGAACTGTGCAAGCTCCCTGTTCTTTATTTTCAATCCAACTACCAGCAGTGAGGTTTCCCTGGTAAAGACAGCAGATCAGACCTCAACTGGGAAGTAAAAGTATCTTTTGATTTTTCAGCTTATTTCCATTGATTGCAATGTGTTGAGGTAATTCAGCCAGGAAcactaattttaaaataaatacaatagTTAGTTAAGttaatattttattaattatGTTTCAATTCGGTGTGGTGCTTGGGACAGGGACCAGAGTTCACTGCAGATGTACGAATGTAATGTCATCAATTCCTCTCATCAACAGCCTACACTGCTAAGATTCACAGCAGCAACCCATCAATAAAATAAATGGAATGGAAATTCCGGGTAAAGGGTCACATAACCCACATCAGTGAGACTCCAGGTGTGACACTGACACTATTACATTCCACACGGGTGTGATACTGACACTAATACAGCCCACACCCAGTGTGACTCTGACACTAATGCAGCCCACACCCAGTGTGACTGACACTAATACAGCCCACACCCAGTGTGACTGACACTAATACAGCCCACACCCAGTGTGACTCTGACACTAATACAGCCCACACCCAGTGTGACTCTGACACTAATACAACCCACACCCAGTGTGACTCTGACACTAATACAGCCCACACACAGTGTGGCTCTGACACTAATACAACCCACACCCAGTGTGACTCTGACACTAATACAACCCACACCCAGTGTGACTCTGACACTAATACAGCCCACACCCAGTGTGACTCTGACACTAATACAGCCCACACCCAGTGTGACTCTGACACTAATACAACCCACACCCAGTGTGACTCTGACACTAATACAGCCCACACCCAGTGTGACTCTGACACTAATACAACCCACACAGGTGTGACACTTGAACTGAATGCATCTCACACCCGGTGTGACACTGACACTAATACAGCCCATAAAAAAGGATACTCCTGGTGTGACACCATCTGCCATTCTTGTTCACAAGTATTGTAGGGAATGTCTGTGTTGAGAGCAATGAGTTTCTCAGTGTGTCTCTGTGCCTGTGTACCCCTGAGAGTATTTCCAGCAAAGGTTTCCCATCTAGTCAGGGATATGTAGAACTGATTGACCACAGGATGTTTCACTGATATCCATTCTGCCTTAAAGCAAAGCAGTTTCTCAGTGTTGTAAACCATCAGCTCTGTACCTAGCTGCTGCTTGTCCTCCTCCAGCACCAACTCGTACATCAGTCATATGTTAGTGAGGTGTCTCTTTGTAAAATGACTGAAATGGTGTCAGGAGGTGTAGCTTCATTGTTTCACCTCTCCCTGACTGATGGCAGCGGAACCTGCTGGCAAGGGTGGTGAGGTGGACAGTGTATATCTGAGAGGTTGATTAAGTCTAGGAGAAAATGGAATAGAAGAATTACTCGAGGAGAATACATGAAGGATTATGTCTATAATGGCCTCGTTGCACATTTGATGATGGCTCTGCAGTTGGATTTTCAGCTACTGCTGCTGACGATCTCTGGCAGCAATAAGTGGAATGAAAGATGCCCCAGCACAGGATATtggttagaaacaaggaactgtacatGCGGGTTtacagagaaagacacaaagtgctggagtaactcgggtttggcagcatctctggagaacgtagatcaaagatgtttcaagtcgggaacCTTCTTGACTGATTGTTGATcggggggaagagagagtaggTACTGGTATTAGGTTGATACAGATGAAGGGGTTTTTTTGATGtggatagttggacaaaggccagagatgaaaagacagaaggaatAAGACAAGATTGGAGAGTTGCTAAATGTGAAGCTAAAGGAAGGAATGTAGTTGGAAGTGcatggaaggggagaaatggaaggtagactaaagtgctggagaaactcagcgggtgcagcagcatctatggagcgaaggaaataagcaacgtaaTGCCTATGGGGAGAAATGGATGCGAGTCcggaatcggggggggggggggtgagagaagaaAGAGGAGTAGGGTATgtgggatgaggggggagggaaaaattcaatgttcataccgctaggttcTAGgctaattaagtttagtttattattgtcacatgtaccgaggtacagtgaaaagctgttgtctgcatgctatctagtcaaataaATTACTACATGACACAATCAAGCCAcctggataaagggtacaacatttagtgcaagatataatgttgtcgtccgattaaagatagttcaaaggtctcatgAGGTAAAGGGAGATCAAGACCGCAATCTAGCTGCTGAGAGGATCGCTCTTTTGCTTGCAACAACCAGGGAGAAACAGTTGCTGAATCTGGACGTATGCGTttccaaacttctgtac from Leucoraja erinacea ecotype New England chromosome 5, Leri_hhj_1, whole genome shotgun sequence encodes:
- the tjap1 gene encoding tight junction-associated protein 1 isoform X2 yields the protein MSTRKPYRKAPPQHRENRSEPPFFRNELDGTAVPTEQSQEPLTDRDQIKQLRQQNEELLRKLTHSTKRLEIMEADFDSSRHYLEAELNHARDEVDKLKDKFRRLQNSYTASQRANQDLEDKLHALIKKAELEKKTLDWEIVELTNKLLDSKTTINKLEELNERYRQDCNLAVQLLKCNKSHFRNHKFADLPFVLQEMVNKHLQSSEDLQPGRESIPTRSSSDVVPTSVIARVLEKPEPLILNSAKSSNSNQPMAEDVFVHVDMSGSTNGVKSTGKEAGQDMNEAVMPQKGMCRRQICSENTPDETPTFEKLNPYPTPPQNFFPGRKAVIEFTSDDKVKMPKNSPLPNCTYATRQAISLSLVQGEEDGLERQRTVPSSPSSDGRKSGQVTRQYQSPRSDTARRTGNQFQSAQSSPFNSPPQMSSAFASSTSSEEDLLANLQRMFVEKVAPVSERVIAHRTSFSNEIVQELQNSLGNKIAVGERRLAYSDGEESAQSCSWTMSRDSSLDTDSTDSKLRKSKHMLDYGGEFSREEGEQLLHTSDVDQPDVQCSPVQKHKEYTDTVSGNSLVEEREVLLFEDQASVQDDLEEIGDKPSIALGGRQKSPKRMGVHHLSRKDSLIRAQEQGTLLD
- the tjap1 gene encoding tight junction-associated protein 1 isoform X3, with translation MFSFSPHAAFAASGVCQASISQSWIYAIKKAELEKKTLDWEIVELTNKLLDSKTTINKLEELNERYRQDCNLAVQLLKCNKSHFRNHKFADLPFVLQEMVNKHLQSSEDLQPGRESIPTRSSSDVVPTSVIARVLEKPEPLILNSAKSSNSNQPMAEDVFVHVDMSGSTNGVKSTGKEAGQDMNEAVMPQKGMCRRQICSENTPDETPTFEKLNPYPTPPQNFFPGRKAVIEFTSDDKVKMPKNSPLPNCTYATRQAISLSLVQGEEDGLERQRTVPSSPSSDGRKSGQVTRQYQSPRSDTARRTGNQFQSAQSSPFNSPPQMSSAFASSTSSEEDLLANLQRMFVEKVAPVSERVIAHRTSFSNEIVQELQNSLGNKIAVGERRLAYSDGEESAQSCSWTMSRDSSLDTDSTDSKLRKSKHMLDYGGEFSREEGEQLLHTSDVDQPDVQCSPVQKHKEYTDTVSGNSLVEEREVLLFEDQASVQDDLEEIGDKPSIALGGRQKSPKRMGVHHLSRKDSLIRAQEQGTLLD